The nucleotide sequence ACATCCTTCTTTGCGTTTATTCGTATTCCATACGATACCGCGTCTTTTGATTGCCGATGATGAAGAAACAGAAGAATACCAAGAGGATATGCTCTCTTATTCAACGCTCCAAGAAGAAATATTTCTATTTAACCAGTCCGACTTACTCGAAGATCTGACAAAACTGGAGGACGATATCCCGCAAGATATCCGCGACCGTTATCATCGTCTGTACGATCGTAACCGAAAGACGAACGAAGCACTCTTTTCACTCGTTGCCGACGGCACGATCGAATATCTCGCGATCGGACAAGATGACGGCCATGTATTCGGGCTGCCGAATCTTGTGAAAGAACACCTTGACCGACAAGTACGTCATGACGCTTTGTTATCGGAACGTGTCGAGATCGTTCGCGGTGCCGATGAATTGGCGATGCTTCTCGTCAGCCGTATCGCAACAGAAAAACTTCCTCCACTGTCCGTCTATGTCGCTTACGGCGATCAAGATATGAGCGGTGTAGTCATGCCATTTATGTCGCAATCCGTCAATACGACAGTGGAAGAAAAGCTGGCATCTGTCAACGCGCAACGCGTGTATTCGGCAGATGAAGCAGACTACATTCTTTATCTCTATATCGGAGATGATGCCGGTGATCTTGACCGCCCACGCACCGCAACAAATACGATCCGACAATTCGATGCCGTGGATAAGCCGATCGCACTCGTCGATCTCAGTGAGCACTTCCGCGCCTCCGAAACACTCTTGCCCACCCTTCTGAAAGAAGAGTTCCCTATCCATCGTCTGATCGCCTATGCAGGTTGGAATACTGCCAGTAATGCCATCGGAACGGCAGTATCAGAGGCAAGTCTTTACACAGCCAAAATGAAACAAGCACAAACAGCTGAAGAACAACTTGCCATCGGTCATGCAAACCTTTTGTTTTTGAACGATCGTTTCCTCGATGATTACTACTACATGAAACTTATTCAGCCATATTTGAAACTGCGATTGAGTGCGCTTCTGTCCGACCCATATCAGCTATCAATGAAAACCTATTACGAAGCCAATAGCTGGCTCGATACCGCTATGCAGAATCAAGCTGAACTGTTATCGGCGACTGCGGCATATCAGACCCCGTTCTATCTCCCGCTTGCAACGCTTGATAAGCCGCTTACGATCTCTCATCTAACTGTCGAATCGAGCCTGCCATGGGAGCGAACTTTTGAAGCAAAAATCATCACAAAAATTATTTTAAAAAATTTGCAAAAACCTGTTGACATATCCCGATAAGTGAATTATAATAAACAAGTCGGTTGGACATCGGGGCGTAGCGCAGTTTGGTAGCGCGCATGGTTCGGGACTATGAGGCCGCAGGTTCGAATCCTGTCGCCCCGACCACTTACAACCTACAAACTTCATACTGGGGTATCGCCAAGTTGGTAAGGCACGGGTCTCTGACTCCCGCATTCCTAGGTTCGAGTCCTAGTACCCCAGCCACGCAAGCAAAAGCCATCATTTTTTGATGGCTTTTTTTGTTATACTTGTGGTATCCTATATACAGGAGGGATTCTTATGAAATATATTCGCCTTTGTTTCCTTACTGTTATATGTTTTGTTTTTTTACTCGCACCACTCGCCTCCGTGCAAGCCTCTGCACCAACATCACCACAGCGCATTGCGATCCTCCCTGTTCAATTCATGGTCGCATCCGATGCCCGCAGTGATATTGCAAAGTTGGTAGGCGATCCCGTTGCCAAGAAATTCTATCATGCCCTGAACAATTTTACCAAAAAATACGAGTACCTCACTCCGTCCGACATCAAGCAAGAGCTTCCCGAACTTCATTCCTATCCCTATTTATCGGACGATGAGTTAAAAGACCTTGCAGACCGTCTTGGTGCTGATATTCTCCTCGCACCGATCATTGCAAGATGCATTGATCATCAAACATACTCCTTCTTAGACGAAATGTTACAGGAAACGTATATCGAAGTACATTTGGTCGGTTATGAACGCAGTCAAGACCATATCATTCGACTGGCTGATT is from Selenomonadales bacterium and encodes:
- a CDS encoding DUF4127 family protein — its product is MRITYRLLLLLISIPLLFLLSSCSPHSSIADSYEVDAHFSGQAKRVALLPLDSRPACTLLPERLARIGNIDLVIPPKDILDHYHRPADRAQLREWLQTEADKTDTMIISADMLLHGSLLHSRKNELTEEEIASTLDFLRTLRKEHPSLRLFVFHTIPRLLIADDEETEEYQEDMLSYSTLQEEIFLFNQSDLLEDLTKLEDDIPQDIRDRYHRLYDRNRKTNEALFSLVADGTIEYLAIGQDDGHVFGLPNLVKEHLDRQVRHDALLSERVEIVRGADELAMLLVSRIATEKLPPLSVYVAYGDQDMSGVVMPFMSQSVNTTVEEKLASVNAQRVYSADEADYILYLYIGDDAGDLDRPRTATNTIRQFDAVDKPIALVDLSEHFRASETLLPTLLKEEFPIHRLIAYAGWNTASNAIGTAVSEASLYTAKMKQAQTAEEQLAIGHANLLFLNDRFLDDYYYMKLIQPYLKLRLSALLSDPYQLSMKTYYEANSWLDTAMQNQAELLSATAAYQTPFYLPLATLDKPLTISHLTVESSLPWERTFEAKIITKIILKNLQKPVDISR